The Nitrosospira lacus genome window below encodes:
- a CDS encoding hybrid sensor histidine kinase/response regulator, which yields MPSKNDELLKRLLVTFRIEADTHLQAMSSGLLALEKIPAGEQYTGTIETVFREAHSLKGAARAVNLTQIESVCQSLEDVFAALKNKHLAISPPLVDLLLQVIDALAGLLAADGSVAGNQKPLVESLRRQLDAALRGSLADSAAPPDAPPPVPVNAPTESGTGAGMHTPTPPPSLASATVRVSATKLDAVMRQVEELLLPRLAVSQHAKELNEAIAILAGWKKQRLQIQPALQVVDREFERNIRHGAISQGKSELPKLLKYLDAEQLPMKMLEDQLARLQRAAERDQRMLAGMTDGLRQNVKEMQLLPFSSLLGIFPRFSRELAREQGKSVELVIKGGEIEIDRHILEEMKDPLIHLVRNCIDHGIGQPAARSAKGKRPQGTITLACSQKDSGAAEVLVADDGAGIDIAMIKAAACKLGVISAEDAERLAEPESVALAFQSGVTTSPIITDISGRGLGLAIVREKIECLGGSVTVKSEPGAGTAFHISLPLMLANFRGVLVRAGGQFFVIPSTSIERAVRIISKEVQTVENRETILVDEQPVSLVRLSDVLELARHVAAVEPERPSQALVLSSGSVRVAFLVEEILGEQEVLVKALMRPLVRVRNVAGASVLGTGRVAPVLNVPDLLKSAVRRPAAAPGSPHRLPDKKLEGAQELSILVVEDSITSRILLKTILESAGYRVSTAVDGVDGYTTLKTGTFDLVVSDIEMPRMDGFDLTLKIRADKQLAALPVVLVTALESREQRERGIDAGANAYIVKSGFDQSNLLEIVQRLIHIPS from the coding sequence ATGCCGTCTAAAAACGATGAGCTCCTGAAAAGACTCCTGGTGACATTTCGGATCGAGGCGGATACTCATCTGCAGGCGATGTCTTCAGGACTGCTTGCATTGGAGAAAATACCAGCGGGCGAGCAATATACCGGTACCATCGAGACAGTCTTCCGGGAAGCGCATAGCCTGAAGGGTGCCGCGCGCGCCGTGAATCTCACGCAGATCGAGTCGGTCTGCCAGTCCCTGGAAGATGTTTTTGCGGCGCTGAAGAATAAACATCTTGCCATCTCGCCGCCATTGGTGGATCTGCTGCTCCAGGTGATAGACGCTCTTGCCGGGCTTCTGGCTGCGGATGGCAGCGTGGCCGGGAATCAAAAGCCACTGGTGGAGTCATTGAGACGGCAGCTCGATGCCGCATTAAGAGGATCATTGGCGGACTCCGCTGCGCCGCCGGACGCTCCGCCGCCGGTCCCTGTCAATGCGCCCACCGAGTCTGGCACGGGTGCCGGGATGCACACGCCGACTCCCCCTCCCAGCCTGGCATCGGCTACGGTCAGGGTTTCGGCCACAAAGCTCGATGCGGTGATGCGCCAAGTTGAGGAGTTGCTGCTGCCGCGTCTGGCGGTAAGCCAGCATGCCAAGGAGTTAAACGAAGCCATCGCGATACTCGCAGGATGGAAAAAGCAGCGGCTGCAGATTCAACCGGCACTACAGGTGGTCGATCGCGAGTTCGAGCGCAATATCAGGCATGGCGCGATTTCCCAGGGAAAATCCGAGCTCCCCAAGCTGCTCAAATACCTGGATGCCGAACAACTCCCCATGAAGATGCTGGAGGACCAGCTTGCGAGACTGCAACGTGCAGCCGAGCGCGATCAACGCATGCTGGCCGGCATGACCGATGGCTTGCGGCAGAATGTCAAGGAAATGCAGTTATTGCCATTTTCGTCGTTGCTGGGCATTTTCCCGAGATTCTCACGCGAGCTGGCCCGCGAGCAGGGCAAGAGCGTGGAACTGGTGATCAAGGGCGGTGAAATCGAAATCGACCGGCATATTCTGGAGGAGATGAAAGATCCTCTTATCCACCTTGTGCGCAATTGCATCGATCATGGTATCGGGCAGCCGGCGGCGCGCTCTGCCAAGGGCAAGCGGCCGCAGGGAACGATTACGCTGGCATGCTCGCAGAAGGACAGCGGCGCGGCCGAGGTTCTGGTAGCGGATGATGGTGCCGGCATTGATATCGCCATGATCAAGGCCGCAGCCTGCAAGCTCGGCGTCATTTCCGCCGAAGACGCGGAACGGCTCGCTGAGCCGGAGTCGGTGGCGCTGGCTTTTCAATCCGGCGTGACCACCAGCCCCATCATCACTGATATCTCAGGGCGTGGGCTCGGGCTTGCGATTGTGCGCGAAAAGATCGAATGCCTGGGGGGCAGCGTCACGGTCAAGTCAGAACCAGGTGCCGGCACCGCATTCCATATTTCGCTGCCGCTCATGCTGGCGAATTTCCGTGGCGTCCTCGTTCGCGCCGGCGGGCAATTTTTTGTTATTCCCTCGACCAGTATCGAGCGGGCGGTACGAATCATCAGTAAGGAGGTACAGACGGTCGAAAATCGTGAAACCATCCTGGTGGATGAACAGCCGGTTTCCCTGGTCCGGTTGAGCGACGTACTGGAATTGGCACGCCATGTTGCGGCGGTCGAGCCGGAGCGCCCCTCTCAAGCCCTGGTTCTTAGTTCAGGTTCCGTCCGTGTCGCTTTTCTGGTGGAAGAAATACTTGGTGAGCAGGAGGTGCTGGTCAAGGCGCTCATGCGGCCATTGGTACGCGTACGCAATGTCGCGGGTGCGAGCGTGCTGGGAACCGGCCGGGTGGCGCCTGTGCTCAATGTGCCCGACTTGCTGAAATCGGCTGTGAGGCGTCCGGCTGCGGCGCCTGGCTCCCCCCACCGGTTACCAGACAAGAAACTTGAAGGGGCGCAAGAATTATCTATTTTGGTGGTGGAAGATTCCATCACTTCGCGTATCTTGCTCAAAACCATCCTGGAGTCTGCCGGCTATCGTGTCAGTACCGCAGTGGATGGAGTTGATGGCTACACCACGCTCAAGACCGGAACATTTGATCTGGTCGTTTCCGACATTGAAATGCCGCGCATGGACGGTTTCGACCTCACGCTCAAAATACGTGCGGACAAGCAACTTGCCGCTCTGCCGGTGGTGCTTGTGACAGCGCTGGAATCGCGCGAGCAACGCGAGCGCGGGATCGATGCGGGTGCCAATGCCTATATCGTGAAAAGCGGCTTCGATCAGAGCAATCTGCTGGAGATCGTCCAGCGTCTCATCCATATTCCATCATGA
- a CDS encoding chemotaxis protein CheW, whose amino-acid sequence MLNQYIVFMLNDQRHALHLSAVDRVVRMVHITPLSGAPDVVLGVVNLRGRIVPVINVRQRFNLPQREITLNDRLIFAHTKQRTVALAADAVTDVVESPEENQIPAESILPTLKYMAGVSKFKDGLILIHDLDKFLSLEEENSLDLALASA is encoded by the coding sequence ATGCTTAATCAATATATTGTTTTCATGCTGAATGATCAACGCCATGCGCTGCACCTGTCCGCGGTGGATCGAGTCGTGCGCATGGTCCATATCACCCCGCTGTCAGGCGCACCGGACGTTGTGCTCGGCGTAGTTAACCTGCGAGGCCGAATCGTCCCGGTCATTAATGTCCGGCAGCGTTTTAACCTGCCGCAACGGGAAATCACCCTGAATGACCGGCTTATTTTCGCACACACCAAACAGCGCACCGTAGCACTGGCTGCAGACGCGGTGACGGACGTCGTCGAAAGTCCCGAGGAGAATCAGATTCCGGCAGAAAGTATTCTTCCAACACTCAAATACATGGCGGGGGTTAGCAAATTTAAGGATGGATTGATCCTTATTCATGATCTGGACAAATTTCTTTCTCTGGAAGAGGAAAATAGTCTGGATCTGGCGCTGGCTAGCGCTTGA
- a CDS encoding dienelactone hydrolase family protein translates to MKSIPLFAMLLFGSSFVQAAVQGKEVTYTAGGTVMKGYIAYDDAIEGRRPGVLVVHEWWGHDGYARKRAMMLAEMGYIALALDMYGDGKQAHHPDEAAKFSGELAKNLPLAKARFESAMKLLRQQKNVDAGNIAALGYCFGGSVALQMARLGENLKGVASFHGGLATETPAQPGKVSARIISFTGMDDPMIPAEQVAAFRQEMDNAGVNYKAVTFAGVKHSFTNPDADEYGRRFNLPLAYDAAADKASWDETKSFLADVFKAK, encoded by the coding sequence ATGAAAAGTATTCCATTATTCGCTATGTTGTTATTCGGCAGTTCGTTCGTGCAAGCCGCCGTACAGGGCAAGGAGGTGACATATACTGCCGGCGGTACCGTTATGAAAGGCTACATTGCCTATGATGATGCGATCGAAGGCAGGCGCCCCGGTGTGCTGGTGGTGCATGAATGGTGGGGTCACGACGGCTATGCGCGTAAACGCGCGATGATGTTGGCGGAGATGGGTTATATTGCACTGGCACTGGATATGTACGGTGACGGCAAGCAGGCTCACCATCCAGACGAGGCCGCGAAATTCTCGGGCGAGTTGGCTAAGAATTTGCCACTGGCAAAAGCGCGGTTTGAATCGGCAATGAAGTTACTGCGGCAACAGAAGAATGTGGACGCGGGAAATATCGCCGCGCTGGGTTATTGTTTCGGTGGCAGTGTGGCGCTGCAGATGGCTCGCCTGGGCGAGAATTTAAAGGGTGTGGCAAGCTTTCACGGCGGCCTGGCAACAGAAACGCCAGCACAGCCAGGTAAGGTAAGTGCGCGGATTATTTCCTTTACCGGCATGGACGACCCCATGATTCCAGCAGAACAGGTCGCGGCGTTCAGGCAGGAAATGGACAACGCCGGCGTAAATTACAAGGCGGTGACTTTTGCCGGGGTCAAGCATAGCTTCACCAACCCGGACGCCGATGAATATGGGCGCAGATTCAATTTGCCACTTGCATATGATGCCGCGGCGGACAAGGCTTCATGGGATGAAACCAAGAGTTTCCTCGCGGATGTGTTCAAGGCGAAGTGA
- a CDS encoding CheR family methyltransferase yields the protein MPDMQLTVPHLLLSRLSELLAMQMGLYYPEKRWSDLERGIAAAAPALGMRNTEACIHQLLSAPLTRKQIEILACHLTVGETYFFREKKCFDVLKEHIFPELIRACAQANRQLRIWSAGCCTGEEPYSIAMLLDQLTQHSAEWNATILATDINPVFLQKAAEGVYGEWSFRDTPPAIKERYFKRRKNGKFEILPHIRKRVTFSYLNLTEDVYPSLTHGIHAMDMIFCRNVLMYFKPEVIKKIGQNFHRALGDGGWLIVSPVEVSNSLFPRFKAITFPGAVLYQKNKIPGSQTNMHECMASTQNPVPNNTLFMPAPASGQMSYFQDGETSFALESAKTETLSAGVNVAAQPHKIRQVETHPVHHERHHAYYDTARSHANLGKLAEAIEWCEKAIAADKLNPVNHYLLATLQQEVGQGGLAAQSLLRTLYLDPDFVLAHFALANLCLSQGRAREAKRHFDNTLTLLHRFPPDALLPESEGLTAGGLIEIIHSLDRFHRTRPRGFERENNA from the coding sequence ATGCCCGATATGCAACTCACCGTTCCCCATCTGCTGCTGTCCCGACTAAGCGAATTACTCGCCATGCAAATGGGCTTGTACTATCCGGAAAAACGCTGGAGTGATCTTGAGCGCGGAATTGCCGCCGCTGCGCCGGCGCTTGGCATGAGGAACACGGAAGCTTGTATTCATCAGCTTCTGTCCGCACCCCTGACACGTAAGCAAATCGAGATACTTGCTTGCCACCTGACTGTGGGCGAGACCTACTTCTTCCGCGAAAAAAAATGCTTCGATGTGCTCAAGGAACATATTTTCCCTGAATTAATACGCGCTTGTGCACAGGCTAACCGGCAATTGCGCATCTGGAGTGCAGGCTGCTGCACCGGGGAAGAGCCCTACTCGATCGCTATGCTTCTTGACCAATTGACTCAGCATTCCGCCGAATGGAATGCAACCATCCTTGCCACCGACATTAATCCTGTATTTCTGCAAAAGGCAGCCGAAGGTGTATATGGCGAATGGTCGTTCCGCGATACGCCACCCGCGATCAAGGAGCGCTATTTTAAACGGAGAAAAAATGGGAAATTCGAGATATTGCCGCATATTCGTAAACGAGTAACTTTTTCCTATCTGAACCTGACCGAGGATGTTTATCCCTCTCTCACCCATGGCATCCACGCGATGGACATGATCTTCTGTCGCAATGTGCTGATGTATTTCAAGCCGGAAGTGATCAAGAAAATTGGACAGAATTTCCATCGAGCACTCGGCGATGGCGGATGGCTCATCGTAAGTCCCGTGGAGGTCTCGAACAGCTTATTTCCACGGTTCAAGGCCATCACCTTCCCGGGTGCAGTTCTCTATCAAAAAAATAAAATCCCCGGATCGCAGACGAACATGCATGAGTGCATGGCCTCGACGCAAAATCCGGTGCCGAACAATACCCTATTCATGCCGGCACCCGCCTCGGGACAAATGTCCTATTTTCAGGATGGGGAAACATCCTTTGCTTTGGAAAGCGCAAAGACGGAGACCCTGTCAGCGGGAGTGAACGTAGCCGCACAACCACACAAGATACGGCAAGTTGAAACCCATCCAGTGCATCATGAACGGCATCATGCATACTACGACACAGCCCGTTCCCATGCCAACCTGGGGAAGCTTGCCGAGGCAATTGAATGGTGCGAGAAAGCAATTGCCGCCGACAAGCTCAATCCGGTAAATCATTATCTCCTGGCCACCCTGCAACAGGAGGTGGGACAGGGCGGACTGGCTGCGCAATCGCTGTTGCGGACGCTTTACCTCGATCCGGATTTTGTGCTTGCGCACTTCGCGTTGGCCAACCTGTGTCTGTCCCAGGGCCGGGCCCGCGAGGCAAAACGGCATTTTGATAATACGCTGACGCTATTGCATCGATTTCCTCCCGACGCCCTCCTGCCGGAATCGGAGGGACTGACTGCTGGTGGGCTTATTGAAATTATTCACTCCCTGGATCGATTTCACCGCACCAGACCGCGCGGATTCGAGAGGGAGAACAACGCATGA
- the cheB gene encoding chemotaxis-specific protein-glutamate methyltransferase CheB: protein MINVLVVEDSSLVREFLIYILSADPDIAIVATAGDGEEALAAVRRHRPDVIIMDFHMPKLNGLEATRRIMETNPTPIVMVSGSDDSGEALTTFDAMEAGALAVLHRPVGIGHPDHKAAALNMIQTIKLMSEVKVIRRWPQMRKAAPLSPPAHMGLVRESAQIQIVAIGASTGGPPALETILRALPKNFPVPVLIVQHISTGFVGGLAEWLSRSSGLAVHVATHGELPLSGHVYIAPDEYQMKVERGGRIVLTKDEPEHGLRPSVSYLFRAVAEVYGCDAIAGLLTGMGRDGARELRLLKEKGAITFAQDKDSSVVHGMPGEAIKLDAAMLVLPLGKIAAVLLNLVNHQGKIERDHDIQNI, encoded by the coding sequence ATGATCAACGTCCTGGTAGTGGAAGACTCATCCTTGGTGCGTGAATTCCTCATCTACATTCTGAGTGCCGACCCCGACATCGCGATTGTCGCTACGGCAGGTGACGGCGAGGAAGCACTCGCCGCCGTGCGGCGCCACCGGCCCGATGTCATCATCATGGATTTCCATATGCCGAAACTGAATGGGCTGGAGGCCACGCGCCGGATCATGGAAACGAATCCCACTCCCATCGTCATGGTGAGCGGCAGCGACGACTCGGGAGAGGCTCTCACAACATTCGACGCAATGGAGGCTGGCGCACTCGCGGTGCTGCACCGCCCCGTTGGCATCGGCCATCCGGATCACAAGGCCGCGGCTCTGAATATGATACAGACGATAAAACTGATGTCAGAAGTGAAGGTAATACGGCGTTGGCCGCAAATGCGAAAGGCGGCACCACTTTCACCGCCAGCACATATGGGCTTGGTCCGTGAATCGGCACAAATACAAATTGTCGCCATAGGTGCCTCGACCGGTGGCCCGCCCGCGCTCGAAACCATCCTGAGGGCGCTACCGAAGAATTTTCCCGTGCCTGTATTGATCGTCCAGCATATCTCGACCGGCTTCGTCGGCGGTTTGGCAGAGTGGTTATCGAGATCGTCCGGCCTGGCCGTCCATGTCGCCACACATGGCGAGCTTCCACTGAGCGGCCATGTCTACATCGCGCCCGACGAATACCAGATGAAGGTGGAGCGCGGAGGAAGGATTGTTTTGACGAAAGATGAACCCGAGCATGGGCTGCGGCCTTCGGTTTCATACCTCTTTCGCGCGGTCGCAGAGGTCTATGGCTGTGATGCCATTGCCGGTTTGCTGACCGGCATGGGACGCGACGGCGCGAGGGAACTGCGGTTGCTGAAAGAGAAAGGCGCAATCACTTTCGCTCAGGACAAAGATAGCTCCGTCGTACATGGCATGCCGGGTGAAGCGATCAAGCTGGACGCAGCGATGCTCGTCCTGCCACTGGGGAAAATAGCTGCAGTGCTCCTGAATCTAGTGAATCATCAAGGAAAAATAGAGCGCGACCATGACATCCAAAATATTTGA
- a CDS encoding chemotaxis protein CheW — protein MKTRAPRNNEFVNSSGIGQGLKTTDVMLARIWMPSTDETQRILKARALALAEEPAPENAADEGIEVVEFILADERYAIESHFIREVAPLESLTPLPCTPAFVLGIINLRWEILPVIDLKKFFELPDKGLTDLNKVIVLQSGITLFGILADAIVSARRILLSDIQSSLPTLTGVRKNYLKGVTPERLVILDAEKLLTDEGLVVEEQADP, from the coding sequence ATGAAGACGCGAGCGCCGCGAAACAACGAGTTCGTTAACTCCAGCGGGATCGGACAGGGTCTGAAAACCACAGATGTTATGCTCGCACGCATCTGGATGCCGTCTACCGATGAGACACAACGGATCTTAAAGGCGAGGGCGCTTGCGCTGGCGGAAGAACCGGCGCCGGAAAACGCCGCCGATGAAGGCATTGAGGTCGTGGAATTCATTCTCGCCGATGAACGTTATGCGATTGAATCGCACTTCATCCGCGAAGTTGCGCCCCTGGAAAGCCTTACGCCGCTTCCATGCACCCCTGCGTTTGTCCTCGGCATCATCAATTTGCGTTGGGAAATACTTCCGGTCATTGACCTCAAGAAATTTTTCGAGCTGCCGGACAAAGGGCTGACCGATCTCAACAAAGTTATCGTGCTGCAATCCGGAATAACGCTCTTCGGCATCCTGGCGGACGCCATCGTCAGTGCACGCCGTATCCTGCTGAGCGACATCCAGTCTTCGCTGCCCACGCTAACAGGTGTGCGCAAGAATTACCTGAAGGGGGTGACTCCCGAGCGGCTGGTGATCCTGGATGCGGAAAAACTCCTGACCGACGAAGGCCTTGTCGTGGAGGAGCAGGCAGATCCGTAG
- a CDS encoding methyl-accepting chemotaxis protein, which produces MTISKKIIGGYIVVLGLLLLVTSVAFYALNQTQATFNRFLNVDERLLESANELRTVVFAQQTYVRGVLLYPELRTLNQSLLQANGLQYKQILAKMRQLTGAGEGIDLINDMESLQEQLEQAQQSAVRLALEQKNEEAVAYTIKEFRPRSFALIEKAKHFYERQSKLLDKGRADLAENVSLFTLTLTVVSLLAILVGLMIGFHLGRTITRQLRESIAQLSSSSAEILATTTQVASGAAETAAAVSETTATVEEVKQTAQHASQKAQYVSDTAQKASNVSQAGRQAVDEAIQGMRRIQEQMESIAGSIVQLSEQSHAIGEIIATVNDLAEQSNLLAVNAAIEATRAGEQGKSFSVVAQEIKSLAEQSRQATSQVRRILGDIQKATNVAVLATEQGNKAVEAGVKQSGETGESIRLLSASINEAAQAATQIAASSQQQMVGMDQIVLAMNNIKQASEQNVLGTKQAELAAQGLYEMGGKLSIMVSGKTAH; this is translated from the coding sequence ATGACCATCAGCAAGAAAATAATCGGGGGATACATAGTCGTACTGGGACTACTCCTGCTCGTAACCAGCGTTGCCTTTTACGCTCTCAACCAGACGCAGGCGACATTCAACCGCTTCCTCAATGTGGACGAGCGTCTGCTGGAGAGCGCCAACGAACTTCGGACCGTCGTATTTGCTCAGCAGACCTATGTCCGGGGCGTTTTGCTCTATCCGGAGCTTCGCACACTGAATCAGTCCCTTCTCCAAGCCAACGGTCTCCAGTACAAGCAAATCCTGGCAAAAATGCGCCAACTGACAGGCGCTGGAGAAGGGATCGATCTCATTAACGATATGGAATCCTTGCAGGAACAACTGGAGCAAGCCCAGCAAAGCGCCGTCCGGCTCGCTCTGGAGCAGAAAAATGAAGAGGCGGTCGCCTATACCATCAAGGAGTTCCGCCCTCGCAGCTTCGCGCTCATCGAAAAAGCCAAGCATTTCTATGAGCGTCAATCGAAACTGCTGGATAAAGGAAGAGCCGATCTTGCGGAAAACGTAAGCCTTTTTACGCTCACGTTGACGGTGGTTTCGCTGCTCGCCATTCTTGTCGGCCTGATGATCGGATTTCATCTCGGCCGCACCATTACCCGCCAGCTGCGGGAAAGCATCGCTCAGTTGTCTTCGTCGTCGGCGGAAATCCTCGCCACCACCACGCAGGTTGCGTCCGGTGCAGCCGAGACCGCCGCCGCCGTGAGTGAAACCACCGCTACCGTGGAGGAGGTAAAGCAGACCGCGCAGCATGCGAGTCAGAAGGCGCAATACGTTTCCGACACTGCGCAGAAAGCTTCAAATGTGTCCCAGGCAGGCCGCCAGGCGGTAGACGAGGCTATTCAGGGGATGCGCCGCATCCAGGAACAGATGGAATCCATTGCCGGCAGCATCGTGCAACTTTCGGAGCAAAGCCACGCCATCGGCGAGATTATCGCCACCGTCAATGACCTCGCTGAGCAATCCAATCTATTGGCTGTGAACGCAGCCATCGAGGCGACCCGAGCGGGGGAACAAGGCAAGAGTTTCAGCGTGGTGGCGCAGGAGATCAAAAGCCTGGCCGAGCAGTCCAGGCAGGCGACCAGCCAGGTACGCAGGATTCTGGGCGACATCCAGAAAGCCACCAATGTTGCAGTACTTGCTACCGAGCAGGGGAACAAAGCGGTGGAAGCGGGCGTGAAACAGTCCGGCGAGACCGGTGAATCCATCCGCCTGCTATCGGCGAGCATCAACGAGGCGGCGCAGGCCGCGACCCAGATCGCGGCTTCCAGCCAGCAGCAGATGGTGGGCATGGATCAGATAGTGCTGGCCATGAACAATATCAAGCAGGCGAGCGAGCAGAACGTACTGGGCACAAAACAGGCAGAACTGGCGGCGCAGGGTCTGTATGAGATGGGCGGCAAGCTGAGCATTATGGTCAGTGGCAAGACTGCACACTAG